One segment of Niveibacterium microcysteis DNA contains the following:
- a CDS encoding PLP-dependent aminotransferase family protein, whose translation MLLLNLDRASAVPLYLQIAQQLAARIDAGALAAGEALSPTRLLAQRLGVNRSTVCRAYAQLQASGHVESSAGGYTRVRARAAATDAARTSDGHFDWGSRLRSATSPAQSVQAVGDGIDFRPLAPDPRLAPMDALRRAMKLALADDAASLLDYPSPLGHLPLRQWIAERMARLGAPVTADSVMLCNGAQHGLDLVFRTLLAPGANVAVEAPGYACANALIAQHGANAIGVPMRNDGLDLAALGAVIAQHRPAALYTMPNFQNPTGITTPIAHREQLMRLCETHALPIIEDGFAEDMKYFGRAVPPLKALDRQGLVIHVGTFSKLLFPGLRVGWIAASPALIPALAATRGTADLGGSALPAAALWQLCASGEFDRHLRRLHTEYRRRMQRLIRATRTWLTGERVRCSVPQGGYVCWVEVDGGQAGTHADEAELIAALAAAGVRVTPGAGCYPAGHTPAGAAFRLSIAQADEAAIERGVQRIGEVLRARRP comes from the coding sequence ATGCTGCTCCTGAACCTTGACCGCGCCAGCGCCGTGCCGCTCTACCTGCAGATTGCGCAGCAGCTGGCCGCGCGCATCGACGCCGGCGCGCTTGCAGCGGGCGAAGCCCTCAGCCCGACACGCTTGCTCGCGCAACGGCTCGGCGTGAATCGCAGCACCGTGTGCCGCGCCTACGCGCAACTGCAGGCCTCGGGCCATGTTGAAAGCAGCGCCGGCGGCTACACCCGGGTACGTGCCCGCGCGGCGGCCACGGATGCCGCCCGCACCAGCGATGGCCATTTCGATTGGGGATCGCGCTTGCGCAGCGCGACCTCGCCGGCCCAATCGGTGCAAGCAGTGGGCGATGGCATCGACTTCCGCCCCCTCGCGCCCGATCCGCGCCTGGCGCCGATGGATGCGCTGCGCCGCGCGATGAAACTTGCACTGGCGGACGACGCGGCCAGCCTGCTCGACTACCCCAGCCCACTCGGCCACTTACCACTGCGGCAGTGGATCGCCGAGCGCATGGCCCGCCTCGGCGCACCCGTCACCGCCGATTCGGTGATGCTGTGCAACGGCGCCCAGCATGGGCTCGACCTCGTCTTCCGCACGCTGCTCGCGCCGGGCGCAAACGTCGCGGTGGAAGCGCCCGGCTACGCCTGCGCCAACGCATTGATCGCGCAGCACGGCGCCAACGCCATCGGCGTGCCGATGCGCAACGACGGCCTTGATCTGGCCGCGCTCGGCGCGGTGATCGCGCAACACCGGCCCGCCGCGCTCTACACGATGCCCAACTTCCAGAACCCCACCGGCATCACCACCCCGATCGCGCACCGTGAGCAACTGATGCGCCTGTGCGAAACGCACGCGCTGCCGATCATCGAAGACGGCTTCGCCGAAGACATGAAGTACTTCGGCCGCGCGGTGCCGCCACTCAAGGCGCTCGATCGGCAGGGCCTCGTCATCCACGTCGGCACTTTCTCCAAGCTGCTGTTCCCCGGCCTGCGGGTCGGCTGGATCGCCGCATCGCCCGCGCTGATCCCCGCCCTTGCCGCCACCCGCGGCACCGCCGATCTGGGTGGCAGCGCCTTGCCGGCCGCTGCGCTGTGGCAGCTGTGCGCCAGCGGCGAGTTCGACCGCCACCTGCGCCGCCTGCACACCGAATACCGCCGCCGCATGCAGCGCCTGATCCGCGCCACCCGCACCTGGCTGACTGGCGAGCGCGTGCGCTGCAGCGTGCCGCAAGGCGGCTATGTGTGCTGGGTTGAAGTGGATGGCGGCCAAGCCGGCACCCACGCAGACGAAGCTGAGCTGATCGCCGCGCTCGCCGCCGCCGGTGTGCGCGTCACGCCCGGCGCCGGCTGCTACCCGGCCGGCCACACGCCTGCCGGCGCGGCCTTCCGCCTCTCGATCGCGCAAGCCGACGAAGCCGCCATCGAACGCGGCGTGCAGCGCATCGGCGAAGTCCTCCGCGCTCGGCGCCCATGA
- a CDS encoding Fur family transcriptional regulator, with translation MKETQDISRLLRERGARVTPARLRVLALLRGAERGLSHHDVEKALDDGTPVDRVTLYRVLDWLVEQGLAHKTADEQRVFRFSAASTGGEPHQAHAHFVCDDCGKVFCLEDTPRAAPRLPAGFASTQVEFEVHGHCAACNVPVEARR, from the coding sequence ATGAAGGAAACGCAAGACATCTCCCGCCTGCTGCGCGAACGCGGCGCCCGCGTCACGCCGGCGCGGCTGCGTGTGCTCGCGCTGCTGCGCGGCGCCGAGCGCGGGCTCTCGCATCACGACGTTGAAAAAGCGCTCGACGACGGCACGCCGGTTGATCGCGTGACGCTCTACCGTGTGCTCGACTGGCTGGTCGAACAAGGCCTCGCTCACAAGACTGCGGACGAGCAACGCGTGTTCCGCTTCTCCGCTGCCAGCACGGGCGGCGAGCCGCACCAGGCGCATGCGCATTTCGTGTGCGACGACTGCGGCAAGGTGTTCTGCCTGGAAGATACGCCACGCGCCGCGCCACGCCTGCCGGCCGGATTTGCCAGCACGCAGGTCGAATTCGAGGTGCACGGCCACTGCGCGGCCTGCAATGTGCCGGTGGAGGCCCGCCGATGA
- the icmF gene encoding fused isobutyryl-CoA mutase/GTPase IcmF produces the protein MTDPRVHTQLAPYKTKHRVRFVTAAALFDGHDASINIMRRLLQATGCEVIHLGHNRSVGEIVNAALQEDVQGIAITSYQGGHVEFFKYMVDLLREAGAGHIKVFGGGGGVIVPAEARELMDYGVTRIYSPEDGAALGLQGMINDVVAKADFEIARELPTDTDALLAGLRGGDRRLLARTITALEAGSAAPAVREAILREAESLTTPRLGITGTGGSGKSSLTDELIRRFRLDQGDRMKIAVIAVDPSRKRTGGALLGDRIRMNAIEHANIYMRSLATRDTGSEISAALPEVIAACKLAGFDLVIVETSGIGQGDAAVVPHVDKSLYVMTPEFGAASQLEKIDMLDFADFVAINKFDRKGAADALRDVAKQVQRNREAFNQRPHEMPVFGTQASRFNDDGVTALYQAVRDALQGLGLHFEAGRLPVVHVRHSTHQTPIVPPERSRYLAEISDTLRGYHKRVATQSRVARERQQLAAAKAMAAACGKAADLDELIAERDAQLGAHEKKLLADWPQVAASYAGDEYVVKIRDKEIRTRLVSETLSGNFIRKVSLPKYEDHDELLRFLMRENLPGAYPYTAGVFAFKRENEDPTRMFAGEGDAFRTNRRFKLLSEGMPAKRLSTAFDSVTLYGNDPDLRPDIYGKVGNSGVSIATLDDLKVLYSGFDLCAPNTSVSMTINGPAPTILAMYLNAAIAQQLEKFEADNGRVPTEDEIEKIRAWTLATVRGTVQADILKEDQGQNTCIFSTEFSLKVMGDIQQYFVEHDVRNFYSVSISGYHIAEAGANPISQLAFTLANGFTYVEAYLARGMHIDDFAPNLSFFFSNGMDPEYAVLGRVARRIWAVAMREKYGANERSQKLKYHIQTSGRSLHAQEIDFNDIRTTLQALIAIYDNCNSLHTNAFDEAITTPTEDSVRRAMAIQLIINREWGVAKCENPNQGSFLIDELTDLVEEAVLKEFEAIAARGGVLGAMETGYQRGKIQEESLYYEHKKHDGSYPIVGVNTFRNPHGDAVLEKLELARSTEDEKQSQLARLASFHASHAGESPAMLARLKEAVIHDENVFAVLMDAVRCCSLGQITNALFEVGGQYRRNM, from the coding sequence ATGACCGACCCGCGCGTCCACACCCAATTGGCCCCGTACAAGACGAAGCACCGTGTCCGCTTCGTCACCGCCGCGGCACTGTTCGACGGCCACGACGCCTCGATCAACATCATGCGGCGGCTGCTGCAGGCGACCGGATGCGAGGTGATCCACCTGGGCCACAACCGCTCGGTCGGCGAGATCGTGAACGCGGCGCTGCAGGAGGATGTGCAGGGCATCGCGATCACCTCGTACCAGGGCGGGCATGTCGAGTTCTTCAAATACATGGTCGACCTGCTGCGCGAGGCGGGCGCGGGGCATATCAAGGTGTTCGGCGGTGGCGGTGGCGTGATCGTGCCGGCCGAGGCGCGCGAGCTGATGGACTACGGCGTGACGCGGATCTACTCGCCGGAAGACGGCGCCGCGCTGGGCCTGCAGGGCATGATCAACGACGTGGTGGCGAAGGCGGATTTCGAGATCGCGCGCGAGCTGCCGACCGATACCGACGCGCTGCTCGCCGGGCTGCGCGGTGGCGACCGGCGCCTGCTGGCGCGCACGATCACCGCGCTGGAGGCGGGCTCCGCCGCGCCGGCCGTGCGCGAGGCGATCCTGCGCGAAGCCGAATCTCTGACCACACCGCGCCTGGGCATCACCGGCACCGGCGGCTCGGGCAAGAGTTCGCTGACCGACGAGCTGATCCGCCGCTTCCGCCTCGATCAGGGCGACCGCATGAAGATTGCGGTGATCGCGGTCGACCCTTCGCGCAAACGCACCGGCGGGGCGCTGCTCGGCGACCGCATCCGCATGAACGCAATCGAGCACGCCAACATCTACATGCGCTCGCTGGCAACACGGGATACGGGTAGCGAGATCTCCGCCGCGCTGCCCGAGGTGATTGCCGCCTGCAAGCTCGCCGGATTCGATCTGGTGATCGTGGAGACCTCCGGCATCGGCCAGGGCGATGCGGCGGTGGTGCCGCATGTCGACAAGTCGCTGTATGTGATGACGCCGGAGTTCGGCGCTGCGAGCCAGCTCGAGAAGATCGACATGCTGGACTTCGCCGACTTCGTCGCGATCAACAAGTTCGACCGCAAGGGCGCGGCCGATGCGCTGCGCGATGTGGCCAAGCAGGTGCAGCGCAACCGCGAGGCCTTCAACCAGCGCCCGCACGAGATGCCGGTGTTCGGCACCCAGGCGAGCCGTTTCAACGACGACGGCGTGACCGCGCTGTACCAGGCGGTGCGCGACGCACTGCAGGGGCTGGGCCTGCATTTCGAAGCGGGCCGCCTGCCGGTCGTGCATGTGCGCCACTCGACGCACCAGACGCCGATCGTGCCGCCGGAGCGCAGCCGCTACCTCGCGGAGATTTCGGACACGCTGCGCGGCTACCACAAGCGCGTTGCCACGCAGAGCCGCGTCGCGCGCGAACGCCAGCAGCTGGCCGCAGCAAAGGCGATGGCGGCCGCCTGCGGCAAGGCGGCCGATCTGGACGAGCTGATCGCCGAGCGCGATGCGCAGCTCGGCGCGCACGAGAAGAAGCTGCTCGCAGACTGGCCGCAGGTGGCGGCGTCCTACGCCGGCGACGAGTACGTCGTGAAGATCCGCGACAAGGAGATCCGCACCCGGCTGGTGTCCGAAACCCTTTCCGGCAACTTCATCCGCAAGGTGTCGCTGCCGAAGTATGAAGACCACGACGAGCTGCTGCGCTTCCTGATGCGCGAGAACCTGCCCGGCGCCTATCCCTACACCGCCGGCGTGTTCGCGTTCAAGCGCGAGAATGAAGACCCGACGCGGATGTTCGCCGGCGAGGGCGATGCCTTCCGCACCAATCGCCGCTTCAAGCTGCTCAGCGAAGGCATGCCGGCCAAGCGGCTTTCCACCGCCTTCGACTCAGTGACGCTGTACGGCAATGACCCCGACCTGCGGCCGGACATCTACGGCAAGGTCGGCAACTCCGGCGTGTCGATCGCGACGCTGGACGATCTGAAGGTGCTGTACTCGGGCTTCGACCTCTGCGCGCCGAACACCAGCGTGTCGATGACGATCAACGGGCCGGCGCCGACGATTCTTGCGATGTACCTGAACGCGGCGATAGCCCAGCAGCTGGAGAAGTTCGAGGCGGACAACGGGCGCGTTCCGACCGAGGACGAGATCGAGAAGATCCGCGCCTGGACACTGGCCACCGTGCGCGGCACGGTGCAGGCCGACATCCTGAAGGAAGACCAGGGCCAGAACACCTGCATCTTCTCGACCGAGTTCTCGCTGAAGGTGATGGGCGACATCCAGCAGTACTTCGTCGAGCACGATGTGCGCAACTTCTACTCGGTGTCGATCAGCGGCTATCACATCGCCGAGGCCGGCGCGAACCCGATCTCGCAGCTCGCCTTCACGCTCGCGAACGGCTTCACCTATGTCGAGGCCTATCTGGCGCGCGGCATGCACATCGACGACTTCGCGCCGAACCTGAGCTTCTTCTTCAGCAACGGCATGGACCCGGAGTACGCGGTGCTGGGCCGTGTGGCGCGCCGCATCTGGGCGGTGGCGATGCGCGAGAAGTACGGCGCCAACGAGCGCAGCCAGAAGCTCAAGTACCACATCCAGACCTCCGGCCGCTCGCTGCACGCGCAGGAGATCGACTTCAACGACATCCGCACCACGCTGCAGGCGCTGATCGCGATCTACGACAACTGCAACTCGCTGCACACCAACGCCTTCGACGAGGCGATCACCACGCCGACCGAAGACAGCGTGCGCCGCGCGATGGCGATCCAACTGATCATCAACCGCGAGTGGGGTGTGGCGAAGTGCGAGAACCCCAACCAGGGCAGCTTCCTGATCGATGAGCTGACCGATCTGGTGGAGGAGGCGGTGCTCAAGGAATTCGAAGCAATCGCTGCACGCGGCGGCGTGCTCGGCGCGATGGAGACCGGCTACCAGCGCGGCAAGATCCAGGAAGAGTCGCTCTACTACGAGCACAAGAAGCACGACGGCAGCTACCCGATCGTCGGCGTGAACACCTTCCGCAATCCGCATGGCGATGCGGTGCTGGAGAAGCTGGAACTCGCGCGCTCAACCGAAGACGAAAAGCAGTCGCAGCTCGCGCGCCTCGCCAGCTTCCATGCGAGCCATGCCGGCGAATCCCCTGCGATGCTCGCGCGGCTGAAGGAAGCGGTGATCCACGACGAGAACGTGTTCGCAGTGCTGATGGACGCCGTGCGCTGCTGCTCGCTCGGCCAGATCACGAATGCGCTGTTCGAGGTCGGCGGGCAGTACCGCAGGAACATGTAG
- a CDS encoding MerC domain-containing protein — translation MSAHDLHGHRGHTHLPRSTWDKLGIFASAACLVHCLALPLLIPLLPALALVPHTGVHALLLVPIVGLSLLALLPGYRRHRSRFVGVAALAGIALCSIAVGAEALFHIETLDVPFTVAGGLLLVGAHVVNLRRMRTQTCLSGCPA, via the coding sequence ATGAGCGCGCACGATTTGCACGGCCACCGCGGCCATACCCATCTGCCGCGCAGCACCTGGGACAAGCTGGGCATCTTCGCGTCCGCCGCCTGTCTGGTGCATTGTCTTGCGCTGCCCTTGCTGATTCCGCTGCTGCCGGCGCTGGCACTGGTGCCGCACACCGGCGTGCACGCGCTGCTGCTGGTGCCTATCGTTGGCTTGTCGCTGCTGGCCCTGCTGCCGGGCTATCGGCGCCATCGCTCTCGCTTCGTCGGCGTGGCGGCGCTCGCCGGCATCGCGCTGTGCAGCATCGCCGTGGGTGCCGAGGCGTTGTTCCACATCGAAACCCTGGACGTGCCCTTCACCGTGGCGGGCGGCCTGCTGCTGGTTGGCGCGCATGTGGTGAACCTGCGCCGCATGCGCACGCAGACCTGCCTCAGCGGATGCCCCGCCTGA
- a CDS encoding GNAT family N-acetyltransferase yields the protein MEALRPSQFAALLPMLRQVTINHLFARSVLERKVDGRVWVHRDATGAPALVWVAHPYGMSLLFGDAAQASPAALQATLRERAARAEDEWLQCSPPPLADALVALLGLPPTPSSATPGGDAPQLFTRTNFRFNAARYAQARAGLCARHPVVEIDAALFDRIDFSVAPRRFWRDAAQFQREGTGYCSIAGGQVAACAFASFVFDDQLEIGIETHPDHRHQGHALATAIALIDHCLQTGLTPVWSCRKQNTGSWRLAQKLGFVPSVDLPYLRLPAGGRASDVARHL from the coding sequence ATGGAAGCGCTGAGGCCCTCGCAGTTCGCCGCCCTGCTGCCGATGCTGCGGCAAGTGACTATCAACCACCTGTTCGCGCGCAGCGTGCTCGAACGCAAGGTCGATGGCCGCGTGTGGGTGCATCGCGACGCCACTGGTGCACCCGCGCTGGTCTGGGTCGCCCACCCCTACGGCATGTCACTGCTGTTTGGCGACGCCGCGCAGGCCAGCCCGGCCGCGCTCCAAGCCACGCTGCGCGAACGCGCCGCGCGAGCGGAGGACGAATGGCTGCAGTGCAGCCCGCCGCCGCTGGCCGATGCCCTCGTCGCCTTGCTGGGCCTCCCGCCCACGCCTAGCAGCGCCACGCCGGGGGGCGACGCCCCGCAGCTGTTCACCCGCACCAACTTCCGCTTCAATGCCGCGCGCTATGCCCAAGCACGCGCCGGCCTCTGCGCCCGGCATCCGGTCGTCGAGATCGACGCAGCGCTGTTCGACCGCATCGATTTCAGCGTCGCGCCTCGCCGCTTCTGGCGCGATGCCGCCCAGTTCCAGCGCGAAGGCACCGGCTACTGCAGCATCGCCGGCGGGCAAGTCGCCGCCTGCGCCTTTGCATCCTTCGTGTTCGACGACCAACTCGAAATCGGCATCGAAACCCACCCCGACCACCGCCACCAGGGCCACGCCCTCGCCACCGCCATCGCCCTGATCGACCACTGCCTGCAAACCGGACTCACCCCCGTGTGGTCCTGCCGCAAACAGAACACCGGCTCATGGCGGCTCGCGCAGAAGCTCGGCTTTGTACCGAGCGTGGATTTGCCCTACTTGCGTCTGCCGGCGGGTGGCAGGGCTTCTGACGTTGCGCGGCACCTTTAG
- a CDS encoding AraC family transcriptional regulator, with the protein MHATNSELSPPSRATVAIGFVLGMLAGASAQGRDPEQLAAEVGIDAALLADPAARVPLAHYAALYNHVAATLDDEAFGLFPQPMRVGSFEFLCRGVLSAATLGEALARAVRFLRLVLPDVSITVARSGEHAQLTISERQPFAVDRVFSFEWLLRLLHGLSCWLVGRGIALDAVDFPYPPPAHVADYTLIYTAQSRFAAPGDSPDTPLVAHFAANLLDLPLRRDEAALARFLAGGPGRLTTLYRRDREMVTRVRDLLREALPELPTLETVAARLHLSPRTLARRLEAEASSFRAIREALRRDLALARLGQTDVPVATLAAELGYAEPSAFFRAFVGWTGQSPSAWRRGRRLG; encoded by the coding sequence ATGCACGCGACAAATTCCGAACTTTCGCCGCCCTCGCGCGCCACCGTGGCGATCGGCTTCGTGCTGGGCATGCTGGCGGGCGCGTCGGCCCAGGGTCGCGATCCAGAGCAGCTTGCCGCCGAAGTCGGCATCGACGCGGCCCTGCTGGCCGACCCCGCGGCCCGCGTACCCCTGGCCCACTACGCCGCGCTCTACAACCATGTCGCGGCCACGCTCGACGACGAAGCCTTCGGGCTGTTCCCCCAGCCGATGCGGGTGGGCAGTTTTGAATTCCTGTGCCGGGGTGTGCTGAGCGCCGCGACGCTGGGCGAAGCGCTGGCGCGCGCGGTGCGCTTCCTGCGGCTGGTGCTGCCCGATGTGTCGATCACGGTGGCGCGAAGCGGCGAACACGCGCAGCTCACGATCAGCGAGCGCCAACCCTTTGCGGTGGACCGCGTGTTCAGCTTCGAATGGCTGCTGCGCCTGCTGCACGGGCTGTCGTGCTGGCTGGTGGGGCGCGGCATCGCGCTCGACGCGGTGGACTTCCCCTACCCGCCCCCGGCACATGTCGCCGACTACACGCTGATCTACACCGCGCAAAGCCGCTTCGCCGCGCCCGGCGATTCACCGGATACGCCGTTGGTGGCTCACTTCGCCGCCAACCTGCTCGATCTGCCCCTGCGGCGCGACGAAGCCGCGCTCGCCCGCTTCCTCGCCGGCGGGCCGGGGCGGCTCACCACCCTCTACCGGCGCGACCGCGAAATGGTCACCCGCGTGCGCGACCTGCTGCGCGAAGCCCTGCCCGAGCTCCCCACGCTCGAAACCGTGGCCGCCCGCCTGCACCTCTCCCCCCGCACCCTCGCGCGCCGGCTCGAAGCCGAAGCTTCCAGCTTCCGCGCCATCCGCGAAGCCCTGCGCCGCGACCTCGCGCTCGCACGCCTAGGGCAGACCGACGTGCCGGTCGCTACGCTCGCCGCCGAACTCGGCTACGCCGAACCTTCCGCCTTCTTCCGCGCGTTTGTCGGGTGGACTGGGCAATCGCCGAGTGCTTGGCGGCGGGGGCGTCGGCTTGGTTGA